The Cyclobacteriaceae bacterium DNA segment GCAGTCATTCGGCCCAGTGCGGGTAACATTACGGTGAAACCAGCAAATAACATTAAGCGCTTGTGCCACGCTGTCTTTTTTCGGTAGTAAATAGCTGCACCAATCAGACTTGGAAAGAGGATAAGTGAGAACACATCAATCCAGAAAAGCAAAGAAAGGCCTTCGCGTAAAACAGGAGGGGGCACACCCAATGCCAGCAAGCGTGGCCCAAATCCATTCATCGCCATAATGCCTGTTGGAACTACGAGCAGAGCCACTACCAGTCCGACCCAGCCCAACGCCATGTGCGCTTTGATGTTTTTTGTTTGTACAAAGCCGGTTTGTACAACCAGTAACAACATCCATGTGCTCATCACCAATCCATGAATGATCAGGTAAATGGGTAAGCCTTCTGGCCCAAATCCACCTTCCGTTGAAGTGCTGTCTCTGAAAAAGAAACTTGGCCCAAATCCTTTCAGTACAATGGCCAGCAGCAGCAACGACATGACCGGAAAAAACAGATCACGTGATTTTTTATTCATTTGAGACGGGTTTTTAAACTAGTTTTTCATTAATGGCTTTGCTTACGGCCTCTGTTTGCGAATGCACCTGTAATTTTTCATAGACTTTTTTAATGTGTGTGCGCACCGTATCCAGACTGATCTCCAATTGCGCGGCAATCATTTTATAGCTGTTGCCACTGCTGAGTGATGCCAGAATTTCTTTTTCGCGTGTGGTGAGCTGGTATGGATTTTCATTTCCTGGCTTGCGCATGGATTCAATAACCATGCGGGCAATGCTGGGCGACATCGGGGCCCCTCCGCTTAAAGCTTCATCGATGGCATCAAATAATTTTTCCGATAAATGCTTTTTGAGTAAATATCCACTGGCTCCGGATTTTAGTGCTTCAAATACATGCTCATTGTCATCAAATACCGTGAGCATAATGATCGGTATAGTGCTGTTGAATTTTCGGATTTGTTTCACAGCCTCTATGCCCGTCATACCCGGCATGTCAATATCCATCAATACAATAGTGGGCTGAATGGCTTTGATGTGTTCAGTTGCCTGTAACACATTATCATGTGCTGCTTCAACTGTATAACCATCTTTAGCGTTGATTAAACTGCACAGACTTTCCCGCAACAGCGGATTGTCTTCATAAATAAGGGCTTGAACAGCCATAGGTAAAATTTATATAAAGTAAAGTGAATGTTCCTGATAAAGATATACCCCAATCATGTGAGGGGTATTTCCACCAAAACCTCTGTGCCGTGATCCAGACTGCTTTTTCGCTGTAAACGCGCATGCATTTCACGTGCCCGCGACTCCATGTTGCGCAACCCATTCCCCGCTTTGACGGTGGCTTCTTCAAAACCCTTTCCATTATCGGTGACCAGAAGTGTGAGCATATCATTAGCATGTGTTAAGGTCACCTGCACTTCGCTGCCCTCACTATACTTGGCGGCATTGTTCACGGCCTCTTTGAAAATCAAAAACAGGTTCTTTCTTTTTTCGGCATTCAGGTGAATGTGATTGGCTTGTTCGGGCATTTGAAAATGAATGGTGATGCCTTTCGGTTCCAGTATTTCTGCAGCAAACTCTTTCATTTTAATGATGAGCTTTTCTAACGTATCATTCTCCGGATTTATCGCCCATACGATATCCGACATACTCTCCATCATTCGTCCGGATTGTTCATGGATGCGTTTAAAATGAGTGCCCGCATTTCCGTTTTGTTGCGTCAGGCCAATCTGGCTGATGATGTTTATGCTGGAAAGTGTTGAGCCTAAATCGTCATGAAGATCGCGGGCTATGTTACTGCGCATTTTTTCAATTTCAAGTTGGCGCCTGGTTCGATTAACCACTCGGTATCGGTTTACTAAAAGCGAACTGATGATGATAACGGAGATCAGTGCAATGCCAATGATGGTTTGCTTTGCCCGTTGACGGTCAAGTTCGGCTTCCTGTACTTGTTGTTGTGCTTTAAGCAGGGCGAT contains these protein-coding regions:
- a CDS encoding response regulator transcription factor codes for the protein MAVQALIYEDNPLLRESLCSLINAKDGYTVEAAHDNVLQATEHIKAIQPTIVLMDIDMPGMTGIEAVKQIRKFNSTIPIIMLTVFDDNEHVFEALKSGASGYLLKKHLSEKLFDAIDEALSGGAPMSPSIARMVIESMRKPGNENPYQLTTREKEILASLSSGNSYKMIAAQLEISLDTVRTHIKKVYEKLQVHSQTEAVSKAINEKLV